The DNA segment GGTGTTCCAACGTCGCATATGTGTTTTTGATTAAACCTTACATCTCCTTCTCGTGTATAGGCCCTCACGTACCCTGATCCAAAAAAAGTAAACCCATCGTGATATATATTTCCTTTTGTTATGTAGCCCCGGCAAAGCAAGCCGAGGCGCAGAAGGCCAAGTATAGACGAGGAACAATGCTTAACAACTTGTAGGATTCCAGATGGTGATGTTTCAGCTGATATTATGCAGCAATCAGATACTTGTGATACTTGAAAATCTAAGTCCTTAGATCGTTTTTTGCTATTTGGGCAGGTCATGGGGCCCGAACGTCGGACAATATCAACATCCGCGGGGGTTCCTAGTTTTTTGACTGCTTCTACAATTTGAACTGACGTAAGTCCGTCCCCGCGTTCTGATTTATCGACAATTTTTTTAAACCCGAGAATATCGATAAATGAAAGGCGGATGCCAACATCTAGGGAATAAAAAGGTGCGGAGGGCGAGAGGGTGCTTAAGCATGGCGGTTTGCGAGAACCAACATGTCAACAAGAAGCTACCGTCGCCTCCGCGTGGAGGATCGTCCCATTATTTATCGCATGCGTAAAGCCGGAAAGAGTCAGCGCGAGATCGCCCATTTTCTGGGGTTTTCTCAATCGAGCATCAGCAAGGAGCTGAGTCGTAATCGGGGGCTGCGCGGGTATCGTCCTGGACAAGCGCATGCCAAGGCGCTTGGGCGTCAGCAGTGCAAGCGTCGTCGTCACCGCGTGATCGAGGGAGAGTTGGAGGCCCTCGTGCGGGAGCGGATTGAGTGCAAGCACAGCCCCGAGCAGATCAGCGGAGCTCTGCGGCGGCAGGGGCGTCCGGCGCCTTCGCGTACGAGCATCTACACGTTTATCCAGGCTGACCGTGATCGCGGGGGCACGCTTTACCGGCACCTGCGCATCAACGGCAAACGCCGCTACCGGCACAAGAACAAAGCCAGCCGCCACAAGCTCCCGGCCCGCGTGGACATTGAGCTGCGGCCTGCGATCGTGCAGCGGCGCGAGCGTTACGGCGACTGGGAGGCGGACCTCATCGCCGGTTGCCGGGGTGGAGGCTACCTGCTGAGTCTTTACGAGCGCAAGAGCCGCTATGGGCGGCTGGCGCTGCTGCAAAGCAAAGATGCCAACGAGACCGCTGAGGCCATTATCGGCGTCCTGCAAGGCTACCGCGTGCACACCATCACCTATGACAACGGGCTGGAGTTCGCCGGACACCGGCGCGTCAGTGAGGCCCTCGGCGCAGCCGGATTCTTTTGCAAGCCCTACCACTCATGGGAAAAAGGCGGCGTCGAGAACTTCAACGGACTCGTCCGACAATACTTCCCCAAGGGCACAAACTTCCTCGATGTGGGCGAGCCTAGGCTCGCCCACATCGAAGCCCAACTCAACCAACGCCCACGCAAAACCCTACACTTCCTTTCTCCCAACAACCTCAAACTACACTTCGCCGCTTGACCACCTCAACCCAGCACAAAAATGATTCCTTAGAAGTTGGAATCCGCG comes from the Ruficoccus amylovorans genome and includes:
- a CDS encoding IS30 family transposase, giving the protein MSTRSYRRLRVEDRPIIYRMRKAGKSQREIAHFLGFSQSSISKELSRNRGLRGYRPGQAHAKALGRQQCKRRRHRVIEGELEALVRERIECKHSPEQISGALRRQGRPAPSRTSIYTFIQADRDRGGTLYRHLRINGKRRYRHKNKASRHKLPARVDIELRPAIVQRRERYGDWEADLIAGCRGGGYLLSLYERKSRYGRLALLQSKDANETAEAIIGVLQGYRVHTITYDNGLEFAGHRRVSEALGAAGFFCKPYHSWEKGGVENFNGLVRQYFPKGTNFLDVGEPRLAHIEAQLNQRPRKTLHFLSPNNLKLHFAA